The following proteins are co-located in the Massilia litorea genome:
- a CDS encoding nucleoside recognition domain-containing protein, translating to MALNYIWTGFFLVGFLAALAQWIFLGDTEIFKRIVDGTFSSAKLAVMDIALPLAGVMTLWLGIMNIGEKAGAINVLARFIAPFFSRIFPGVPKDHPANGHMVMNFSANLLGLDNAATPFGLKAMESLQTLNPNKDEASNAQIMFLVLHTSGLTLIPLAIMAQRAILGAANPADIFIPCLIATYVATMTGIVVVGLRQRINLLDPVLFGWIGGLTALIAGMIYYMSNYLSKDQIQLFSNVAANLILFSIIVVFMVGALRKKVNVYEAFIEGAKGGIQTSLTIIPYLVGMLVAIGVVRNAGILDFVVRGFEWIFNQFNLRTEFLPALPTALMKPLSGSGSRALMIDTMTTYGADSFVGRLACIFQGSADTTFYIVALYFGSVGIRKTRYAISCGLMADLAGVIAAIFVAYLFFG from the coding sequence ATGGCATTGAATTACATCTGGACTGGTTTTTTCCTCGTCGGTTTCCTGGCAGCGCTTGCCCAATGGATTTTTCTAGGCGACACAGAAATCTTCAAACGCATCGTCGACGGCACGTTCAGCTCAGCCAAGCTGGCGGTGATGGACATCGCCTTGCCGCTGGCCGGCGTGATGACGCTCTGGCTCGGCATCATGAACATCGGAGAGAAGGCCGGCGCCATCAACGTGCTGGCCCGTTTTATTGCCCCCTTCTTCTCGCGCATCTTCCCGGGCGTACCGAAAGACCACCCGGCCAACGGCCACATGGTCATGAATTTCTCGGCCAATTTGCTCGGCCTCGACAATGCAGCCACGCCTTTCGGCTTAAAAGCCATGGAAAGCCTGCAGACCCTGAATCCCAACAAGGATGAGGCGAGCAATGCCCAGATCATGTTCCTGGTGCTGCACACCTCGGGACTGACCCTGATTCCGCTGGCCATCATGGCCCAGCGCGCGATTCTCGGCGCGGCGAATCCCGCCGACATTTTTATTCCCTGCCTGATCGCGACCTATGTCGCCACCATGACCGGCATCGTCGTGGTCGGCCTGCGCCAGCGCATCAACCTGCTCGACCCGGTGCTGTTCGGCTGGATCGGCGGCCTGACGGCGCTGATCGCCGGCATGATTTATTACATGAGCAATTACCTGAGCAAGGACCAGATCCAGCTTTTTTCGAACGTGGCAGCCAACCTGATCCTGTTTTCGATCATCGTCGTCTTCATGGTCGGCGCCCTGCGCAAGAAGGTGAACGTCTACGAGGCCTTCATCGAGGGCGCCAAGGGCGGCATCCAGACTTCGCTGACGATCATCCCGTATCTGGTCGGCATGCTGGTCGCGATTGGCGTCGTGCGCAATGCCGGCATCCTCGACTTCGTCGTGCGCGGTTTCGAGTGGATCTTTAATCAATTCAACCTGCGCACCGAATTCCTGCCGGCCCTGCCCACTGCCCTGATGAAACCTTTGTCGGGTAGCGGCTCGCGCGCCCTGATGATCGACACCATGACGACGTATGGCGCCGACTCCTTCGTCGGGCGCCTGGCCTGCATCTTCCAGGGTTCGGCCGACACCACCTTCTATATCGTCGCCCTCTACTTCGGTTCGGTCGGCATCCGCAAGACGCGCTACGCGATTTCCTGCGGCCTGATGGCCGACCTCGCCGGCGTGATCGCCGCCATCTTCGTCGCCTACCTCTTCTTCGGCTAA
- a CDS encoding TonB-dependent receptor, with the protein MKLKKLAHLIALIGVASPVLAQQVQQEAPIARVEITGSSIKRVAKEGALPVQVITFDTLQKQGITSAEQLMATISANGTGADNPTSGNNVFGPDADRVSGGASFASLRGLGPNSTLVLINGRRAPTHGKSGKAVDLNSIPMAAIARIEILKDGASAIYGTDAIGGVMNIILKTDYQGAEASAYTNITEAGGGNIHRGSLIVGHGDLNTDGFNVMATASYTKNEKLESRQRDFANGFQPARGLSPDTTGTPFANQLTGANTALGTGFKVPGSTNTYLQANPLSFQGKCDTVQGMSQYQTELWKDVTSPLRSTYSCAYDYGGDYVMQSPSEQANLLLRGTYKLAPDHKMFVEAIGSRSQVVSILTPAQISTSLTANGVNSAYPVGGPYYQDLSSFISTFDRTKPIIYKWRANPAGNRTQENTTESARLLVGFEGTVKDWDYKFGLSKAQSTSHMELLDGYVYTVPFFKLLGTGIVNPWSVDGSQTQAAMDAIEATKYRGAFQTGKTTLTQVDGTVSGELFQLPAGKLAMAAGFDFRRESYLYTQDVAAEPILLSPGNANLPKATRDVKALFAEFIVPVTKDLELQLAVRRDDYSVIGATTNPKVAFRYQPTNWLLLRGSANKGFLAPSFTQLYSGSLDGELSSGVIDTVGCAAHPGDVRFCAPERFGFKSGGNQNLKPETSKQGTLGIVVEPFKGFSASLDWWAINMRDRILNRSASIVLQNPVALSGNIIRNADGTVDYVQAGWINTSGAKTRGIDLGLRGDGKFGDGFKWNATLDGTWTDSYKFAEIPGQPYKEYVGEFFTRDLYLRWKHSATFSVSRGDWNVLVSNNFASGYKDQLPNGGKGTPPAGFDPDVSSYTRFGLATTYKGFKNTSITFGIQNLFDRDPPFTAHNVDDVVGAGWDPRVADPRGRAYTLNLTYKFF; encoded by the coding sequence GTGAAGTTAAAGAAACTAGCCCACCTGATTGCATTGATCGGGGTCGCCAGCCCGGTGCTTGCACAGCAAGTACAGCAAGAAGCGCCGATCGCGCGCGTCGAAATTACGGGTTCGAGCATCAAACGCGTCGCCAAGGAAGGTGCCCTGCCGGTGCAGGTGATCACCTTTGATACGCTGCAAAAACAGGGCATCACGTCGGCCGAACAGCTGATGGCCACGATTTCGGCCAACGGCACCGGTGCCGACAACCCGACTTCGGGCAACAACGTCTTCGGCCCGGATGCCGACCGCGTCAGTGGCGGCGCTTCCTTCGCTTCGCTGCGCGGCCTGGGCCCGAACAGTACCCTGGTGCTGATCAACGGTCGCCGCGCGCCGACCCACGGCAAGAGCGGCAAGGCCGTCGACCTGAACAGCATCCCGATGGCGGCCATCGCGCGCATCGAGATCCTGAAGGATGGCGCCTCGGCCATCTACGGCACCGATGCGATCGGTGGCGTGATGAACATCATCCTCAAAACCGACTACCAAGGCGCTGAAGCCTCCGCCTATACCAACATCACCGAAGCCGGCGGCGGCAACATCCACCGCGGTTCGCTGATCGTCGGCCACGGCGACCTGAACACCGATGGCTTCAACGTGATGGCCACGGCTTCGTATACCAAAAACGAAAAGCTGGAATCGCGCCAGCGCGATTTCGCCAACGGCTTCCAGCCGGCGCGCGGCCTGTCGCCCGATACCACCGGCACGCCTTTCGCCAACCAGCTGACCGGCGCGAATACCGCCCTCGGCACCGGTTTCAAGGTCCCGGGCAGCACCAACACCTACTTGCAAGCCAATCCGCTGAGCTTCCAGGGCAAGTGCGATACGGTCCAGGGCATGTCGCAATACCAGACCGAGCTGTGGAAGGACGTCACCTCGCCGCTGCGCTCGACCTATTCCTGCGCCTACGACTACGGCGGCGACTACGTGATGCAATCGCCGTCGGAACAGGCGAACCTGCTGCTGCGCGGCACGTATAAGCTGGCGCCGGACCACAAGATGTTCGTCGAGGCGATCGGTTCGCGCTCGCAGGTCGTCTCGATCCTGACCCCGGCCCAGATTTCGACCTCGCTGACGGCGAACGGCGTGAACAGCGCTTATCCGGTCGGTGGCCCGTACTACCAGGACCTGTCGTCGTTCATTTCGACCTTCGACCGCACCAAGCCGATCATCTACAAATGGCGCGCCAACCCGGCGGGTAACCGTACCCAAGAAAACACGACCGAAAGCGCCCGCCTGCTGGTCGGCTTCGAAGGGACCGTCAAGGACTGGGACTACAAGTTCGGCCTGTCGAAAGCCCAGAGCACCTCGCACATGGAGCTGCTCGACGGCTACGTTTACACGGTGCCGTTCTTTAAGCTCCTGGGCACTGGTATCGTCAACCCATGGTCGGTCGATGGCAGCCAGACCCAGGCGGCAATGGATGCGATCGAAGCAACCAAGTACCGCGGCGCCTTCCAGACCGGCAAGACGACCCTGACCCAAGTCGACGGCACTGTCTCGGGCGAGCTGTTCCAGCTGCCGGCCGGCAAGCTGGCGATGGCGGCCGGTTTCGACTTCCGCCGCGAGAGCTACCTGTACACCCAGGACGTGGCCGCCGAGCCGATCCTGCTCTCGCCCGGCAATGCCAACCTGCCGAAGGCCACGCGCGACGTGAAGGCATTGTTCGCCGAGTTCATCGTGCCGGTCACCAAGGACCTGGAACTGCAACTGGCCGTGCGCCGCGACGATTACAGCGTGATCGGCGCCACCACCAATCCGAAGGTCGCCTTCCGCTACCAGCCGACCAATTGGCTGCTGCTGCGCGGTTCGGCCAACAAGGGCTTCCTGGCGCCGAGCTTTACCCAGCTCTACAGCGGCTCGCTCGACGGTGAGCTGTCGAGCGGCGTGATCGACACTGTCGGTTGCGCAGCCCATCCGGGCGACGTGCGTTTCTGCGCGCCGGAGCGCTTCGGCTTCAAGTCGGGCGGTAACCAGAACCTGAAACCGGAAACCTCGAAGCAGGGCACGCTGGGCATCGTCGTCGAGCCGTTCAAGGGCTTCTCCGCCTCGCTCGACTGGTGGGCGATCAACATGCGTGACCGCATCCTGAACCGCAGCGCCAGCATCGTGCTGCAGAACCCGGTCGCGCTGTCGGGCAACATCATCCGCAACGCGGACGGTACGGTCGATTATGTCCAGGCCGGCTGGATCAACACCTCCGGCGCCAAGACCCGCGGTATCGACCTCGGCCTGCGCGGCGACGGCAAGTTCGGCGACGGCTTCAAGTGGAACGCCACCCTGGACGGCACCTGGACCGACAGCTACAAGTTCGCTGAAATTCCAGGCCAGCCGTACAAGGAATACGTCGGCGAGTTCTTCACGCGCGACCTGTACCTGCGCTGGAAACACAGCGCCACCTTCAGCGTGAGCCGCGGCGACTGGAACGTCCTGGTGAGCAATAACTTCGCCTCGGGCTACAAGGACCAGCTGCCGAACGGCGGCAAGGGCACGCCACCGGCCGGTTTCGACCCGGACGTGTCGAGCTATACCCGCTTTGGCCTGGCGACGACGTATAAAGGCTTCAAAAACACGTCGATCACCTTCGGTATCCAGAACCTGTTCGACCGCGATCCGCCGTTCACCGCGCACAACGTCGACGACGTCGTCGGTGCCGGCTGGGATCCGCGTGTGGCCGACCCGCGTGGCCGTGCCTACACCCTGAACCTCACGTACAAGTTCTTCTGA
- a CDS encoding TonB-dependent receptor plug domain-containing protein, translating to MTRHPACHPFRQTLLATALLAALYPAAAQETTSAAASADENNPARVVVLGSRSSAKTALDTAAPVGLINVKDMQTAGPLELGKLLQTLDPSFNFSTTFISDGTDIIRPATLRGLGPDQLLVLVNGKRRHQQALVNVQQTIGRGSAGTDINAIPMSAIHHIEVLRDGAAAQYGSDAIAGVINIVLKSQVKETQVSSSIGTTSEGDGDMISASANTGFAIGDGGYVNLSAEGRRRGETNRAGVDTLRVDPPRVTQRIGDSLAKDAFLWVNAGLPIDKDSEFYAFGGVSKRTGDSAGFYRSKGDGRNVPAVYPNGFLPNIKTTVKDASFAVGYRRELGNEWKFDASVNHGRSQLGFHERESINVSYWYEPKPGGGIYAESPLEADTGTLKFNQTTFNADLRGPIDLGGRKISLATGFEYRRDNYQIEAGDPMSYQYGRTNNPAIVIRDQNGGIAASGAQGFPGYTPSTEVDDGRHNIALYVDAEHNLTEKLLLAAAVRYEKYSDFGSTTTGKLSMRYDPSRTVGLRGSVSTGFRAPSVQQKFYSSVSTNLNAAGVLTETLTAREGSAVTRAFGIAPLKEETSKNASVGIVLRPLQNFSVTADLYRIDIDDRIVFSSNIAPEAGAGPIRAILDPLKVGQAQFFTNAIDTRTNGLDIVAEHTTRWTDSTLVLSGQLGFNKTEVKARHSQSPVLSGTQLFDDTQVTLIERGQPRQHHVVAADYTTGAWNVNTRASYFGAVQGQGFTPGFIQTWDAKWLVDLSVRYAFSKRLTLAVGANNLFDTYPTEWDKVRAAPFPQLGFTHCWETCPIGINGRQMYARVDWAF from the coding sequence ATGACGCGTCACCCTGCCTGCCATCCTTTCCGTCAAACCCTGCTTGCCACCGCCCTGCTGGCCGCGCTCTATCCTGCGGCTGCCCAGGAAACGACGAGCGCCGCCGCCAGCGCCGACGAGAACAATCCGGCCCGCGTCGTCGTGCTCGGTTCGCGCTCGAGCGCCAAGACCGCGCTCGATACGGCGGCGCCGGTGGGACTGATCAACGTGAAGGACATGCAGACTGCGGGTCCCCTGGAACTCGGTAAACTGCTGCAAACGCTCGATCCGTCGTTCAATTTCTCGACGACCTTCATCAGCGATGGTACCGACATCATCCGTCCGGCCACCCTGCGCGGCCTCGGCCCCGACCAGCTGCTGGTGCTGGTGAACGGCAAGCGCCGCCACCAGCAGGCGCTGGTCAATGTGCAACAGACCATCGGCCGTGGTTCGGCCGGCACCGACATCAATGCGATCCCGATGTCGGCGATCCACCACATCGAGGTGCTGCGCGATGGCGCGGCGGCCCAATACGGGTCCGATGCGATCGCCGGCGTGATCAACATCGTGTTGAAATCCCAGGTCAAGGAAACGCAGGTCAGCAGCTCGATCGGCACCACCTCCGAGGGCGACGGCGACATGATCTCGGCCAGCGCGAACACCGGCTTTGCGATCGGCGACGGCGGCTATGTGAACCTGTCGGCCGAGGGCCGCCGCCGCGGCGAAACCAACCGCGCCGGCGTCGACACCCTGCGCGTCGATCCGCCGCGCGTCACCCAGCGCATCGGCGACAGCCTGGCCAAGGATGCCTTCCTGTGGGTCAATGCCGGCCTGCCGATCGACAAGGACAGCGAATTCTATGCCTTCGGCGGCGTGTCGAAGCGTACCGGCGACTCCGCCGGCTTCTACCGTTCCAAGGGCGATGGCCGCAACGTCCCGGCCGTCTACCCGAACGGCTTCCTGCCGAATATTAAGACGACCGTGAAGGATGCCTCGTTCGCCGTCGGCTACCGCCGCGAGCTCGGCAACGAGTGGAAGTTCGACGCCAGCGTCAACCACGGCCGCAGCCAGCTCGGCTTCCACGAGCGCGAGTCGATCAACGTCAGCTACTGGTACGAGCCGAAGCCGGGCGGCGGCATCTATGCCGAATCGCCGCTCGAGGCCGATACCGGTACCCTGAAATTCAACCAGACCACCTTCAATGCCGACCTGCGCGGCCCGATCGACCTGGGCGGACGCAAGATTTCGCTGGCGACCGGTTTCGAATACCGCCGCGACAACTACCAGATCGAAGCGGGCGATCCGATGTCCTATCAGTACGGGCGTACGAACAACCCGGCCATCGTGATCCGCGACCAGAACGGCGGTATCGCCGCCTCGGGCGCCCAGGGCTTCCCTGGCTACACGCCATCGACCGAAGTCGACGATGGCCGCCACAACATCGCCCTGTATGTCGATGCCGAGCACAACCTGACCGAAAAACTGCTGTTGGCCGCCGCGGTCCGTTACGAAAAATACTCGGACTTCGGCAGCACCACGACCGGCAAGCTCAGCATGCGCTACGACCCGTCGCGCACCGTCGGCCTGCGCGGCAGCGTCTCGACCGGTTTCCGCGCGCCCTCGGTGCAGCAGAAATTCTATAGCTCGGTGTCGACCAACCTGAACGCGGCCGGCGTGCTGACCGAAACCCTGACCGCGCGCGAAGGCAGCGCCGTCACCCGCGCCTTCGGCATCGCACCGCTGAAAGAAGAAACCTCGAAGAACGCCAGCGTCGGCATCGTGCTGCGTCCGCTGCAGAACTTCTCAGTCACCGCCGACCTGTACCGCATCGATATCGACGACCGCATCGTCTTCTCGAGCAACATCGCGCCGGAAGCCGGCGCCGGTCCGATCCGCGCCATCCTCGACCCGCTGAAGGTCGGCCAGGCCCAGTTCTTCACCAACGCGATCGACACCCGCACCAATGGCCTCGACATCGTTGCCGAGCACACCACGCGCTGGACCGATTCGACCCTGGTGCTGTCCGGCCAGCTCGGTTTCAACAAGACCGAAGTCAAGGCGCGCCACTCGCAATCTCCGGTGCTGAGCGGCACCCAACTGTTCGACGACACGCAGGTGACGCTGATCGAACGCGGCCAGCCGCGCCAGCACCACGTGGTCGCCGCCGACTACACGACCGGCGCCTGGAACGTGAACACCCGCGCCAGCTATTTCGGCGCAGTGCAGGGCCAGGGCTTCACGCCCGGCTTCATCCAGACCTGGGACGCGAAGTGGCTGGTTGACCTGAGCGTGCGCTATGCCTTCAGCAAGCGCCTGACCCTGGCGGTCGGCGCCAACAACCTGTTCGACACCTATCCTACGGAGTGGGACAAGGTGCGCGCCGCGCCCTTCCCGCAGCTGGGCTTTACCCACTGCTGGGAAACCTGCCCGATCGGCATCAACGGACGCCAGATGTACGCCCGCGTCGACTGGGCGTTTTAA
- a CDS encoding M15 family metallopeptidase, whose product MNEKNSFPTGQSPVGTNQTGPLLTVASEDIAGSEEFRHLSSIAGIAVDLRYAGPNNFVGRDLYSPFDCAWLHVEAAAALEAAVAWLAVQAPGHTLLVLDALRPQRVQQQLWDALDGTGLQMYLANPARGSIHSYGMALDVTILDPQGRELDMGTGFDDMTDLSHPALEEGFMRTGQLSEQQVNNRRLLRGALFGAGFVGINTEWWHFDCGDRDRVRSTFRRVL is encoded by the coding sequence ATGAACGAAAAGAATTCGTTCCCGACCGGGCAAAGCCCCGTCGGGACGAATCAGACCGGCCCACTCTTGACGGTTGCCAGCGAAGACATCGCCGGCAGCGAAGAGTTCCGCCACCTGTCATCGATCGCGGGGATTGCGGTCGACCTGCGCTACGCCGGCCCTAACAATTTCGTCGGGCGCGACCTGTATTCTCCCTTCGACTGCGCCTGGCTGCACGTCGAGGCAGCGGCGGCCCTGGAGGCGGCCGTGGCCTGGCTGGCGGTTCAGGCGCCCGGCCACACCCTGCTCGTGCTCGACGCCCTGCGCCCGCAACGGGTGCAGCAGCAACTCTGGGATGCCCTGGACGGCACCGGCCTGCAGATGTATCTCGCCAATCCGGCGCGCGGCTCGATCCACTCCTACGGCATGGCGCTCGACGTCACCATCCTCGACCCGCAGGGCCGTGAACTCGACATGGGCACCGGTTTCGACGACATGACGGACCTGTCGCACCCGGCCCTGGAAGAAGGTTTTATGCGCACTGGCCAGCTGAGCGAACAGCAGGTGAACAACCGCCGCCTCTTGCGCGGCGCCCTGTTCGGCGCCGGCTTTGTCGGCATCAACACCGAATGGTGGCATTTCGATTGCGGCGACCGCGACCGGGTGCGCTCGACCTTCCGCCGCGTACTGTAA
- the dacB gene encoding D-alanyl-D-alanine carboxypeptidase/D-alanyl-D-alanine endopeptidase encodes MIRQLALAAALFSCLSARAQLPEPVARLLAENGMTPNAVSALVLRGDQVLVSHLAERPMQPASTMKLVTTLVSLEHLGPVFRGRTELLTNADVKGEVLKGDLVLRGGADADLSGEVLENMLRALHNAGIRRIEGNLVLDRSLFNPARSDIGLPPFDESPEAYYNVIPDALLVNKNMLQIDMRSTEKRMQLDMQPALNGVTIASNMKLVDADCARWEDGWKLPQVVHTDGKIKVVLEGSYPKNCAKTNSINVLERDAYLDGLFRLKWKQLGGKLNGRTLAGSTPIDARLLAEHRARALPEVVRDTNKPSDNALARTLFLSLGALEADPVLGSRPLPVTSDQTTYTRADATIRNWMRAHGIDDSGFVIENGSGLSRIERISPLQMGSLLRAGLLSNWAPEFLASMPIAATDGTMRRRLNGSPAAGRARLKTGTLRNVVAVAGYVPDASGVQNVVVAMVNDELAGEGRGRAVVDALVDWVAKSGLVTQP; translated from the coding sequence ATGATCCGCCAGCTTGCCCTCGCCGCCGCCCTGTTCTCCTGCCTGTCCGCACGCGCCCAGTTGCCGGAACCGGTAGCGCGCCTGCTGGCGGAAAACGGCATGACACCGAATGCCGTCAGCGCCCTCGTGCTGCGCGGCGACCAGGTGCTCGTGTCGCACCTGGCCGAGCGCCCGATGCAGCCGGCCTCGACGATGAAACTGGTAACGACCCTGGTCAGCCTCGAGCACCTGGGCCCGGTGTTTCGCGGGCGCACCGAACTGCTGACGAACGCCGACGTGAAGGGAGAAGTATTAAAAGGCGACCTGGTGCTGCGCGGCGGCGCCGATGCCGACCTGTCCGGTGAAGTCCTGGAAAACATGCTGCGCGCCCTGCACAACGCGGGCATCCGGCGCATCGAGGGCAACCTGGTGCTCGACCGCAGCCTGTTCAATCCGGCCCGGAGCGACATCGGCCTGCCGCCTTTCGACGAGTCGCCCGAAGCCTATTACAACGTCATTCCCGACGCGTTATTAGTCAACAAGAACATGCTGCAGATCGACATGCGCTCGACGGAGAAACGCATGCAGCTCGACATGCAGCCGGCGCTGAACGGGGTGACGATCGCCTCCAACATGAAGCTGGTCGATGCCGATTGCGCCAGGTGGGAAGACGGCTGGAAACTGCCGCAGGTCGTGCACACGGACGGCAAGATCAAGGTCGTACTGGAGGGCAGCTATCCAAAAAACTGCGCCAAGACCAACAGCATCAACGTGCTCGAGCGCGACGCCTATCTCGACGGTTTATTTCGCCTGAAATGGAAGCAGCTCGGCGGCAAATTGAACGGCAGGACGCTGGCGGGCAGCACCCCGATCGATGCCCGCCTGCTGGCCGAGCACCGTGCGCGCGCCCTGCCGGAAGTCGTGCGCGACACCAATAAACCCTCGGACAACGCGCTGGCGCGCACCCTGTTCCTGAGCCTGGGCGCCCTCGAGGCAGACCCGGTTCTGGGCAGCCGGCCGTTGCCGGTGACATCGGACCAGACCACTTATACTCGTGCCGACGCCACGATCCGTAACTGGATGCGCGCGCACGGCATCGACGACAGCGGCTTCGTGATCGAAAACGGTTCCGGACTGTCGCGCATCGAACGCATCAGCCCGCTGCAGATGGGCAGCCTGCTGCGTGCCGGCCTGCTCAGCAACTGGGCGCCGGAGTTCCTGGCCAGCATGCCGATCGCGGCAACGGACGGCACCATGCGCCGCCGCCTGAACGGCAGCCCGGCCGCCGGCCGCGCCCGCCTCAAGACGGGGACGCTGCGCAATGTGGTGGCGGTGGCCGGCTATGTGCCGGATGCGAGCGGCGTGCAGAACGTGGTGGTGGCGATGGTCAACGACGAGCTGGCGGGAGAAGGACGCGGGCGCGCGGTGGTCGACGCGCTGGTGGACTGGGTGGCGAAGTCGGGGCTGGTGACGCAGCCCTAG
- a CDS encoding ABC transporter substrate-binding protein → MTLRATLIALLLVSGAVHAAPAAPAEKSEKVLHMFLSTSETGLDPAAASDIATLSLLENLFDPLLRYDYLARPVKLRPNTLTKMPEISADKRTYTFTIRPGIYFTPDPAFKGIKREMTAQDYVYSITRLYDPAIKSPWSYMFEGKLEGDEALKTTFSYGTAIPGLQALDKYTLRIRLKEPDNNFLFYMATPASSVVAREVIEAYPGQAGNHPVGTGPFMLGDWKRSDRIVLLANPYSTAVFSATPGIDPEDRAIAAALANKRLPRVDRVEVKIAEEFQGRMLGFLNGEYDYLEQVPESMTDMVIRDGQLKPELTQRGMQLSRFPVLQTYYMWMNMNDPVLGGYTKDRIALRRAISLAYNSAEDIALLKKGFAIKAESPLPPNVLGYDPGYRSPVPYDPALANALLDRHGYGKRDADGFRRAPDGKPLTLTMHSEATVGGRLRDELWRKCLNAIGLRVVFKSDKKTEIIKASRLGKVTMFESNWIADFPDGDNFYQLLYGPNAGRANYARFNLPAYDTRYEQARQLVDGPARQQLYFEMNQLIHAYNPWVPLTHAVSADIRHPWLKNYKRHPVEFTSWRYLDVDVAQRARLSQQRR, encoded by the coding sequence ATGACACTTCGCGCCACCCTTATTGCCCTGCTGCTCGTCTCGGGCGCCGTCCATGCCGCGCCGGCGGCCCCGGCGGAAAAAAGCGAAAAAGTGCTGCACATGTTCCTGTCGACCAGCGAAACCGGGCTCGATCCGGCCGCCGCCTCGGACATCGCCACCTTGTCCCTGCTGGAAAATTTATTTGACCCGCTGCTGCGCTACGACTACCTGGCACGCCCGGTGAAGCTGCGTCCGAACACGCTCACGAAGATGCCGGAGATCAGCGCGGACAAGCGCACCTACACGTTTACGATCCGTCCCGGCATTTATTTCACGCCCGACCCGGCCTTCAAAGGAATCAAACGCGAGATGACGGCGCAGGATTATGTGTACAGCATCACCCGCCTGTACGACCCGGCCATCAAATCTCCCTGGTCGTACATGTTCGAAGGAAAACTCGAAGGCGACGAGGCCCTGAAAACCACGTTCAGCTACGGCACCGCGATTCCCGGCCTGCAGGCCCTCGACAAGTACACCCTGCGCATCCGCCTGAAGGAGCCGGACAATAATTTCCTGTTCTATATGGCGACGCCGGCGTCGAGCGTCGTGGCGCGCGAAGTCATCGAGGCCTATCCGGGCCAGGCCGGCAACCACCCGGTTGGCACCGGCCCCTTCATGCTCGGCGACTGGAAGAGAAGTGACCGCATCGTCCTGCTGGCGAACCCGTATTCGACCGCCGTGTTCAGCGCCACGCCCGGCATCGACCCGGAAGACCGGGCGATCGCCGCGGCATTGGCGAATAAACGCCTGCCGCGCGTCGACCGGGTCGAGGTCAAAATCGCCGAGGAATTCCAGGGCCGCATGCTCGGCTTCCTGAACGGCGAATACGATTATCTCGAGCAGGTGCCGGAATCGATGACCGACATGGTGATCCGCGACGGCCAGCTGAAACCGGAGCTCACCCAGCGCGGCATGCAATTGTCGCGCTTTCCGGTGCTGCAGACCTATTACATGTGGATGAACATGAACGATCCGGTGCTCGGCGGCTACACGAAAGACCGGATCGCCCTGCGCCGCGCCATCTCGCTCGCCTACAACAGCGCGGAAGACATCGCGCTCCTGAAGAAGGGGTTTGCCATCAAGGCCGAGTCGCCGCTGCCGCCGAACGTGCTCGGCTACGATCCAGGTTACCGCAGCCCGGTCCCCTACGATCCCGCCCTCGCCAACGCCTTGTTGGACCGCCACGGCTATGGCAAGCGCGATGCGGACGGGTTCCGCCGCGCGCCGGACGGCAAGCCCTTGACGCTGACCATGCACAGCGAAGCGACGGTCGGCGGCCGCCTGCGCGACGAGCTGTGGCGTAAATGCCTGAATGCGATCGGCCTGCGCGTCGTCTTCAAATCGGACAAGAAGACCGAGATCATCAAGGCTTCGCGCCTGGGCAAGGTGACGATGTTCGAGAGTAACTGGATCGCCGACTTCCCCGACGGCGACAATTTTTATCAGCTGCTGTACGGCCCCAACGCAGGACGCGCCAACTACGCGCGGTTCAACTTGCCGGCCTACGACACGCGCTACGAACAGGCGCGCCAGCTGGTCGACGGCCCGGCCCGCCAACAACTGTATTTCGAGATGAACCAGCTGATCCACGCCTATAACCCCTGGGTGCCGCTCACCCATGCGGTCTCAGCCGACATCCGCCATCCGTGGTTAAAAAACTACAAGCGTCATCCGGTCGAATTCACGTCCTGGCGCTATCTGGACGTCGATGTTGCGCAAAGGGCACGCTTGTCCCAGCAGCGCCGTTAG